In one window of Syngnathus scovelli strain Florida chromosome 20, RoL_Ssco_1.2, whole genome shotgun sequence DNA:
- the srsf5b gene encoding serine and arginine rich splicing factor 5b, with protein MSGSRIFIGRLNPSAREKDVERFFKGYGRIRDIDLKRGFGFVEFEDPRDAEDAVYDLDGKELCNERVTIEIARGRQHPGRGGRGGGGGGGGGGRFPDRYDRGEQNNRSRNPPPMRTENRLIVENLSSRVSWQDLKDFMRQAGEVTFADAHRPKLNEGVVEFASYSDLKNALEKLSGKEFNGRKIKLIEAAQKRSKSRSRSRSSSRSHSRSRSRGRSSSGSPRRSGSPRRSGSPRRSGSPRRSGSPRRSGSPRRSGSPRRSGSPGRSGSPRRSGSPGRSGSPRRSGSPRRSGSPAKRSSRSRSGSPTSNASPTNSKSIDPNKHSLSANPLPPSSPPHDKGHGSRSHSLSPSTESQP; from the exons ATGAGTGGATCTCGCATATTCATCGGCCGACTAAACCCCTCAGCGAGGGAGAAAGATGTGGAGAGATTCTTCAAAGGGTACGGACGCATTCGAGACATCGATCTCAAAAGAGGTTTTGGCTTTGTG GAATTTGAGGATCCCAGAGATGCTGAAGATGCCGTGTATGATCTTGATGGCAAAGAACTGTGTAATGAAAG AGTGACCATCGAGATTGCTCGTGGACGTCAACACCCCGGCAGAGGAGgtagaggaggcggcggcggtggcggtggAGGAGGCCGCTTCCCCGATCGTTATGATCGAGGCGAACAGAACAATCGGAG TCGCAACCCGCCTCCGATGCGTACTGAGAATCGTCTGATTGTGGAGAACTTGTCCTCCCGTGTCAGCTGGCAG GACCTGAAAGATTTCATGAGGCAAGCAGGAGAGGTCACATTTGCAGACGCACATCGACCAAAACTCAACGAAGG GGTGGTTGAGTTTGCCTCTTACAGCGACCTGAAAAATGCTCTTGAGAAGCTGTCTGGAAAGGAGTTCAATGGGAGAAAAATAAAGCTCATTGAGGCAGCCCAGAAGAG GTCCAAAAGCCGTTCCCGCTCCAGGAGTTCATCTCGCTCCCACTCACGATCCCGGTCCCGTGGTCGCTCTTCATCAGGCAGTCCCAGGCGGTCTGGCAGTCCCAGGCGCTCCGGTAGTCCCAGGCGCTCCGGTAGTCCCAGGCGGTCTGGCAGTCCCAGGCGGTCTGGCAGTCCCAGGCGCTCCGGTAGTCCCAGGCGCTCCGGCAGTCCCGGGCGCTCTGGCAGTCCCAGGCGCTCCGGCAGTCCCGGGCGCTCCGGCAGTCCCAGGCGCTCCGGCAGTCCCAGGCGCTCCGGCAGCCCGGCCAAACGCAGCAGTCGCTCCCGTAGCGGCTCCCCAACCAGCAATGCATCCCCCACTAACTCCAAGTCAATTGATCCAAACAAACATTCCCTCTCTGCTAaccctcttcctccttcttctcctcctcatgATAAAGGCCATGGCTCTCGTTCACACTCTCTTTCCCCTTCCACCGAAAGCCAGCCTTAA